In Desulfolutivibrio sulfodismutans DSM 3696, the following are encoded in one genomic region:
- a CDS encoding CopG family ribbon-helix-helix protein yields MPPALHARIVSLAETRKRTPHALMVQAIEAFVLREEQREALRQEAMAAHEDFLLTGLHVTAKEADAWLAELEAGKDVEPPKCHV; encoded by the coding sequence ATGCCCCCGGCGCTCCATGCCCGGATCGTGTCCCTTGCGGAAACCCGCAAACGGACACCGCACGCCCTCATGGTCCAGGCCATAGAGGCTTTTGTCCTTCGCGAAGAACAGCGGGAGGCCCTGCGCCAGGAAGCCATGGCCGCGCATGAGGATTTCTTGCTGACGGGTCTGCATGTGACGGCGAAAGAGGCGGACGCCTGGCTCGCCGAACTGGAAGCGGGCAAGGATGTGGAGCCGCCCAAATGCCACGTGTAG
- a CDS encoding type II toxin-antitoxin system RelE/ParE family toxin, protein MPRVELAWTPSALRGVQRAYRFLAEKDRDAAKAAAGTIRKQAALLQKFPVAGRLVDDLDPEHRELLIPFGVTGYVLVYEVSAERILVLAVRHQKKAGY, encoded by the coding sequence ATGCCACGTGTAGAACTGGCGTGGACGCCTTCTGCGCTCCGGGGAGTGCAGAGGGCCTACCGTTTCCTGGCCGAAAAGGACCGGGACGCGGCGAAGGCCGCAGCGGGGACCATCAGAAAGCAGGCCGCCCTTTTGCAAAAGTTTCCCGTCGCCGGGCGGCTGGTTGACGACTTGGACCCGGAACACCGGGAATTGCTCATTCCGTTCGGGGTGACCGGGTATGTGCTGGTCTACGAGGTTAGCGCCGAACGGATCCTCGTGCTGGCCGTGCGCCACCAAAAAAAAGCCGGATACTGA